One Trichocoleus sp. genomic region harbors:
- a CDS encoding glycosyltransferase: protein MAATLTELTSALEQTLSQISMVTANYGESPVLAAVIQDWFHFLGGKPGEVVVIDCGSDAETQTICWAMFRDKLIDKLQIIHETSDDFGKDKGYIKEYTAGAIASKPYILFFKTDTLPYRKGHENWLVEAIQYLEREDIFAVGGSYNGPCKAEDAWDGWYFSRFCSYNFAIMKRDTFVAAMHEFANDFILSGFKSKNPLDSDGDGRFLIEAAFEQYMEQHNLYTLMKVEDINWSVFHTNVHGEHLKKTREKYLARKDVKKYLNSGIGAYEHNPDKGKYYGQPGPSLLKRLRIAFGKSALGPFWRSVKQALKPTRIAFGKSVLGPSWRSIKQMARNQWGAFKQILRPVRVAFGQSVLGPSWRSLKQKLFGRLR, encoded by the coding sequence CTAGAACAAACATTAAGCCAAATTTCAATGGTCACAGCGAACTATGGGGAAAGCCCTGTGCTTGCTGCTGTGATTCAAGATTGGTTCCATTTTTTAGGTGGTAAACCGGGAGAAGTTGTCGTTATTGATTGTGGAAGTGATGCTGAAACGCAAACTATCTGCTGGGCAATGTTTCGGGATAAGTTGATTGATAAATTGCAAATTATCCATGAGACAAGCGACGACTTTGGCAAAGACAAAGGATATATCAAGGAATACACGGCTGGAGCGATCGCCAGTAAACCTTATATTTTATTTTTCAAAACGGATACGCTACCTTACCGTAAAGGACATGAGAACTGGTTAGTAGAAGCGATTCAATATTTAGAGCGAGAAGATATTTTTGCAGTAGGTGGTTCTTATAACGGACCCTGTAAAGCAGAGGATGCCTGGGATGGATGGTATTTCAGTCGCTTTTGCAGCTATAACTTCGCAATCATGAAGCGCGATACGTTTGTTGCAGCAATGCATGAGTTTGCGAATGACTTCATTCTCTCTGGGTTTAAGAGTAAAAATCCGCTGGATTCAGATGGAGACGGTCGCTTTTTAATCGAAGCAGCCTTCGAGCAGTATATGGAGCAGCATAATCTCTATACCTTGATGAAGGTTGAAGATATCAACTGGTCAGTTTTTCACACAAACGTTCATGGGGAACACCTGAAAAAAACGCGCGAAAAGTATCTTGCTCGCAAAGACGTTAAAAAATATCTGAACTCTGGAATTGGCGCCTACGAACACAATCCTGATAAAGGCAAATATTATGGTCAGCCAGGTCCAAGCCTCCTGAAACGGCTGCGAATTGCCTTTGGTAAATCAGCTTTGGGTCCCTTCTGGCGATCGGTTAAACAAGCGCTGAAGCCAACTCGAATTGCCTTCGGAAAGTCTGTTTTGGGTCCCTCCTGGCGATCGATCAAGCAGATGGCAAGGAACCAGTGGGGCGCATTTAAGCAAATCCTTAGACCTGTCCGAGTTGCCTTTGGTCAGTCTGTTTTGGGTCCCTCCTGGCGCTCTTT